One Streptomyces sp. NBC_00102 DNA segment encodes these proteins:
- a CDS encoding SDR family oxidoreductase, whose translation MDQQQKITDVLMVGATGTIGQLAVRVAQRHGLRPRALVRDVRRAARQLPGVDLVQGDLEDPASLRSAVRGVDAIVFTHGSGGDPRPDAREHIDYGGVRNVLSVLDGARPRVALMTSVYATRTDVPNASPWKRRSERLLRAAGLPYTIVRPGWFDHAGPTQRRLVLEQGGTIDGGIASEQIAETLVRSLLTDTALGKTFELIAEEGNEPSDWTGLFAPLKADAPHALDGALDPADLPVEAEPARLRADLTVIRTANTSGA comes from the coding sequence ATGGACCAGCAGCAGAAGATCACCGACGTGCTCATGGTCGGCGCGACCGGAACCATCGGGCAGCTCGCCGTGCGCGTCGCCCAGCGCCACGGCCTGCGCCCGCGGGCCCTGGTCCGCGACGTGCGGCGCGCCGCACGGCAACTGCCCGGCGTCGACCTCGTCCAGGGAGACCTGGAAGATCCCGCCTCGCTGCGGAGCGCGGTCCGGGGCGTCGACGCCATCGTGTTCACCCACGGCTCCGGCGGCGACCCCCGCCCCGACGCCCGTGAGCACATCGACTACGGAGGCGTCCGCAACGTCCTGTCCGTCCTCGACGGCGCCCGCCCGCGCGTGGCCCTGATGACCTCCGTCTACGCCACGCGTACCGACGTCCCCAACGCCTCGCCGTGGAAGCGGCGGTCCGAGCGGCTCCTTCGGGCCGCCGGGCTCCCTTACACGATCGTGCGGCCCGGATGGTTCGACCACGCCGGCCCCACCCAGCGGCGGCTCGTCCTGGAACAGGGCGGGACGATCGACGGAGGCATCGCGAGCGAGCAGATCGCCGAAACCCTCGTACGCAGCCTGCTGACCGACACCGCGCTGGGCAAGACCTTCGAACTGATCGCCGAAGAGGGCAACGAGCCGTCCGACTGGACCGGGCTCTTCGCCCCCCTCAAGGCCGACGCCCCCCATGCCCTGGACGGCGCGCTGGACCCGGCCGATCTTCCCGTCGAGGCCGAACCCGCACGCCTGCGCGCCGACTTGACCGTGATCCGTACGGCGAACACGAGCGGCGCATGA
- a CDS encoding aldo/keto reductase: MHNVTLNNGVEMPILGFGVFQIPADDTERAVTEALAAGYRLIDTAAAYGNEEAVGKAIKNSGIPREELFVTTKLWIQDAPAQENATRVFETSLRKLGLDYLDLYLMHQPFGDVYGQWRAMEALHHRGRVRAIGVSNFYPDRLVDLLSNNEVTPAVNQIETHPFFQRTADQDVMIEHGVQIQSWGGFAEGKNDLFTNPVLSGIGAKHGKSVAQVVLRWLVQSDIVAIPKSVRADRMAENIDVFDFELTDDQLAAIAALDTGESLFFDHRTAAVAGQLGKRRLDG, encoded by the coding sequence GTGCACAACGTCACCCTGAACAACGGCGTCGAGATGCCGATCCTCGGCTTCGGCGTCTTCCAGATCCCGGCGGACGACACCGAGCGGGCCGTCACCGAGGCTCTCGCCGCCGGCTACCGGCTCATCGACACCGCCGCCGCCTACGGCAACGAGGAAGCCGTCGGCAAGGCCATCAAGAACAGCGGCATCCCGCGCGAGGAACTCTTCGTCACCACCAAGCTGTGGATCCAGGACGCCCCCGCGCAGGAGAACGCCACCCGCGTGTTCGAGACCTCGCTGCGCAAGCTGGGTCTGGACTACCTCGACCTGTACCTGATGCACCAGCCCTTCGGCGACGTGTACGGGCAGTGGCGCGCCATGGAGGCCCTGCACCACCGGGGGCGCGTCCGGGCGATCGGTGTCTCCAACTTCTACCCGGACCGGCTCGTCGACCTCCTCAGCAACAACGAGGTGACGCCGGCGGTCAACCAGATCGAGACCCACCCGTTCTTCCAGCGCACCGCCGACCAGGACGTCATGATCGAACACGGCGTGCAGATCCAGTCGTGGGGCGGCTTCGCCGAGGGTAAGAACGACCTCTTCACCAACCCGGTCCTGAGCGGCATCGGAGCGAAGCACGGCAAGTCCGTCGCCCAGGTCGTCCTGCGCTGGCTGGTTCAGAGCGACATCGTCGCCATCCCCAAGTCGGTGCGAGCCGACCGCATGGCGGAGAACATCGACGTCTTCGACTTTGAACTGACCGACGATCAGCTGGCCGCGATCGCCGCGCTGGACACCGGTGAGTCCCTGTTCTTCGACCACCGGACCGCCGCGGTCGCCGGGCAGCTCGGCAAGCGCCGGCTGGACGGCTGA
- a CDS encoding MFS transporter: MPTPLATTAPGADRAAAAPRPHRPRTGAALGAALLGFFVITLDALVVNVALPSIRDSLGGGITGLQWVVDGYTLMFAAFLLSAGSLTDRLGARRTFGAGLLLFVAASAVCGLAPNLGLLIGARLVQGAGAAVIVPSSLALIREAFPDARKRAKAISVWALGGSAGSAAGPVAGGLLSQVDWRLIFFVNVPVGLIALALLLRTEHSPRAAKAPFDWTGQLSAVIAMGALTYAAIEAGGEGFTDPQVIFALLLAVAAAVVFALAQARSRHPMVGTALLRDRTMVLASAIGFALNVGFYGMIFLLSLYLQQAKEMSALATGLAFVPMTLLTATVSPTAAWFASRFGSRMPVITGQVAMAAGLVLLALVPASAPVWLLVAAMIPVGAGGSLAVPALTSLLLDHVAPARAGTATGVLNTSRQVGGALAVAIFGALIANPGHLSTGLDTSLCIAAAAVLLTTAASFLLRPVART; encoded by the coding sequence ATGCCCACCCCGCTCGCCACGACCGCCCCCGGGGCGGACCGGGCCGCGGCCGCACCGCGGCCGCACCGTCCCCGTACCGGTGCGGCACTGGGGGCGGCACTCCTGGGCTTCTTCGTGATCACCCTGGACGCCCTGGTGGTCAACGTGGCGCTGCCGTCCATCAGGGACAGCCTCGGCGGTGGCATCACGGGCCTGCAGTGGGTGGTGGACGGCTACACCCTGATGTTCGCCGCCTTCCTGCTGTCCGCGGGCTCACTGACCGACCGGCTGGGGGCACGCCGCACGTTCGGCGCGGGGCTGCTCCTGTTCGTCGCGGCGTCCGCGGTCTGCGGTCTCGCACCCAACCTCGGTCTGCTGATCGGCGCGCGCCTGGTGCAGGGCGCCGGCGCCGCGGTGATCGTCCCGTCCTCCCTGGCCTTGATCCGGGAAGCCTTCCCGGACGCGCGCAAGCGGGCGAAGGCCATCTCCGTCTGGGCGCTGGGCGGCTCGGCCGGATCAGCGGCGGGCCCGGTCGCGGGCGGGCTCCTCAGCCAGGTCGACTGGCGGCTGATCTTCTTCGTCAACGTACCCGTCGGCCTGATCGCCCTGGCCCTGCTGCTGCGCACCGAACACTCGCCCCGCGCCGCGAAGGCACCGTTCGACTGGACCGGGCAGCTCTCGGCCGTGATCGCGATGGGCGCCCTGACCTACGCGGCGATCGAAGCCGGGGGAGAGGGCTTCACCGATCCCCAGGTGATCTTCGCGCTCCTGCTGGCAGTGGCTGCCGCCGTGGTGTTCGCCCTGGCGCAGGCCCGCAGCCGTCACCCGATGGTCGGGACGGCCCTGCTCCGCGACCGGACCATGGTGCTCGCCTCGGCCATCGGCTTCGCCCTCAACGTCGGCTTCTACGGCATGATCTTCCTGCTCAGCCTGTACCTCCAGCAGGCCAAGGAGATGTCCGCACTCGCCACCGGACTGGCATTCGTCCCGATGACACTGCTGACCGCGACCGTCAGCCCCACCGCCGCCTGGTTCGCCTCCCGCTTCGGCTCCCGGATGCCGGTGATCACCGGGCAGGTGGCCATGGCCGCAGGGCTGGTCCTGCTGGCCCTCGTACCCGCCTCGGCGCCGGTCTGGCTGCTGGTCGCCGCGATGATCCCGGTCGGCGCGGGCGGCTCCCTGGCCGTCCCCGCCCTGACCTCGCTGCTCCTCGACCACGTGGCGCCCGCCCGGGCCGGCACCGCCACCGGGGTACTCAACACCTCCCGCCAGGTCGGCGGCGCGCTCGCCGTCGCGATCTTCGGCGCGCTCATCGCCAACCCCGGCCACCTCTCGACCGGGCTCGACACCAGCCTCTGCATCGCCGCTGCCGCTGTCTTGCTCACCACCGCGGCGAGCTTCCTGCTCCGCCCGGTGGCCCGTACCTGA
- a CDS encoding helix-turn-helix transcriptional regulator, protein MASEQTSSDELARFLRALRTRTSPDSVGLTPGVGVRRTPGLRREELATLAGVSIDYYTRIERGKETRPSPAVVDALARALQLDDAEHHHLRELAVRAARYAPEPPPAPSRTVGPHLTLLLETMRPNPAYIVSRSMDLLAWNPGGLALYAGIADWPVRQRNLARYLFLHPTSRQLFPDWDTQVRGCVARLRAEAGLNPDAPDLTSLVGELLLKSPDFAKLWDRYEVIGRKKIQKTFHHPEIGVLTLSGQSMNIEGTPGQRLGAYTAEPGTPDHDAMLLLDMMTPRPAAHADVQGGQPRSRP, encoded by the coding sequence ATGGCATCCGAGCAGACGAGCAGCGACGAGCTGGCGCGATTCCTGCGCGCCCTCCGCACCCGGACGAGCCCCGACAGCGTCGGCCTCACCCCCGGGGTCGGCGTCCGGCGCACTCCCGGCCTGCGCCGCGAGGAGCTGGCGACCCTCGCGGGGGTCAGCATCGACTACTACACGCGTATCGAACGCGGCAAGGAGACCCGGCCCAGCCCCGCGGTCGTCGATGCCCTCGCCCGCGCCCTCCAGCTCGACGATGCCGAGCACCACCACCTGCGCGAGCTCGCCGTCAGGGCCGCGCGCTACGCCCCCGAACCGCCACCCGCACCGAGCCGGACCGTCGGCCCGCACCTGACGCTGCTGCTGGAAACGATGCGGCCGAACCCCGCCTACATCGTGAGCCGCAGCATGGACCTGCTCGCCTGGAACCCCGGCGGTCTGGCGTTGTACGCGGGTATCGCCGACTGGCCCGTAAGACAGCGCAACCTGGCCCGCTACCTCTTCCTCCACCCCACCTCACGGCAGCTGTTCCCCGACTGGGACACCCAGGTCCGCGGCTGCGTCGCACGCCTGCGTGCCGAAGCCGGTCTCAACCCCGACGCCCCCGACCTCACCAGCCTCGTCGGCGAGCTCCTCCTGAAGAGCCCCGACTTCGCGAAGCTGTGGGACCGCTACGAGGTCATCGGACGGAAGAAGATCCAGAAGACCTTCCACCACCCGGAGATCGGCGTCCTCACCCTCAGCGGTCAGAGCATGAACATCGAGGGCACCCCCGGCCAACGCCTCGGCGCGTACACCGCCGAACCCGGCACACCCGACCACGACGCCATGCTCCTGCTGGACATGATGACGCCCCGCCCCGCCGCACACGCGGACGTCCAAGGAGGACAACCGCGCTCCCGACCCTGA
- a CDS encoding endonuclease/exonuclease/phosphatase family protein, with the protein MRFHGIRRRGVRLVLAGALAGVLLPVTASAQAEAASPRTYTVWQWNVAGDTIHEGSTTDGLIDQAASSMVNRAADFASLNELCQGQYNALVTALRAKDWPADPQNFARFEPSRQAGNSSVCKGEAFGNALFSKKPLGTAARLALPDDGTAEKRNMLCAPLTDGTATRFCTTHITTNQSFNVAQLDYVRQRLEDYHAAGETVLIAGDFNAQPNYGRLNPFYAPSLDVPNNGNNTGAYRELDDNDTGHCIGYGEWTSEGTPGSAPPCGGNAKIDLIFARESTLAGPYSGDSLDISTSCTGVAACSDHRTVIGTVTVA; encoded by the coding sequence ATGCGATTTCACGGCATCCGGCGACGTGGTGTCCGGCTCGTACTCGCGGGGGCGCTGGCAGGAGTCCTGCTGCCGGTGACGGCGAGTGCACAGGCAGAGGCGGCGTCGCCCCGCACCTACACGGTGTGGCAGTGGAACGTGGCCGGGGACACCATTCACGAAGGTTCCACGACCGACGGCCTCATCGATCAGGCGGCCTCGTCGATGGTGAACCGCGCGGCCGACTTCGCCTCCCTCAACGAGCTGTGCCAGGGCCAGTACAACGCCCTCGTGACCGCCCTGCGCGCCAAGGACTGGCCCGCCGACCCGCAGAACTTCGCGCGCTTCGAACCGAGCCGCCAGGCAGGCAACTCCTCGGTGTGCAAGGGCGAGGCGTTCGGCAACGCGCTGTTCAGCAAGAAGCCGCTGGGCACTGCGGCCCGCCTCGCGCTGCCCGACGACGGCACCGCGGAGAAGCGCAACATGCTGTGCGCACCGCTGACCGACGGCACCGCGACCCGGTTCTGCACCACGCACATCACCACGAACCAGTCGTTCAACGTGGCGCAGCTGGACTACGTGAGGCAGAGGCTGGAGGACTACCACGCCGCCGGCGAGACGGTCCTGATCGCGGGAGACTTCAACGCCCAGCCGAACTACGGCCGGCTGAACCCGTTCTACGCCCCGAGCCTCGACGTGCCGAACAACGGCAACAACACCGGCGCCTACCGGGAGCTCGACGACAACGACACGGGCCACTGCATCGGCTACGGGGAGTGGACGTCGGAGGGCACCCCCGGATCGGCGCCGCCGTGTGGGGGCAACGCCAAGATCGACCTCATCTTCGCCCGTGAGAGCACGCTGGCGGGCCCGTACAGCGGCGACTCGCTCGACATCTCGACCTCCTGCACCGGTGTCGCGGCCTGCTCGGACCACCGGACCGTCATCGGCACGGTGACCGTCGCCTGA
- a CDS encoding nitroreductase family deazaflavin-dependent oxidoreductase — MPVLSRFSKLPKYFNPVLRPLARWVPPLAVLHHRGRRSGTPFDTPVQAFRTGTGFIVGLAYHSNANWALNILAAGGGTISRGGRRYTISRPRRRGPEARADLAPAVGFVMGKLDIDDFLEFDATRI; from the coding sequence ATGCCTGTCCTCAGCCGCTTCTCCAAGCTCCCCAAGTACTTCAATCCGGTCCTGAGACCGCTCGCGCGCTGGGTCCCGCCGTTGGCCGTGCTGCACCATCGCGGCCGTCGCAGCGGCACCCCGTTCGACACGCCGGTCCAGGCGTTCCGGACCGGGACGGGGTTCATCGTCGGGCTCGCCTACCACTCGAACGCGAACTGGGCGCTGAACATCCTCGCCGCCGGCGGAGGGACGATCAGCCGGGGCGGGCGCCGCTACACGATCAGCCGGCCCCGCAGGCGCGGCCCGGAGGCTCGCGCCGACCTGGCCCCGGCCGTCGGCTTCGTGATGGGCAAGCTCGACATCGACGACTTCCTCGAATTCGACGCGACCCGTATCTGA
- the thpR gene encoding RNA 2',3'-cyclic phosphodiesterase codes for MNEDSRPATVRVFIALAPPDHAKEELEHALRPAYGTHPRMRWNRVEDWHITLAFLGELRVETVPALRPLLADLAATHRPPRLALRGSGNFDDRVLWSGIDGELDELHALAADVRAAVRNHGVDFAERPFRPHLTLARARRGDLTSAGEIATGLAGFSGGGWPAARLHLVGSNAGRGSGPIHYRDIEAWPLGDGRTMGTPGPDAG; via the coding sequence GTGAACGAAGATTCCCGACCCGCGACCGTTCGCGTGTTCATCGCACTCGCCCCGCCCGACCACGCGAAGGAAGAGCTGGAGCACGCGCTGCGCCCCGCCTACGGCACGCACCCGCGCATGCGCTGGAACCGCGTCGAGGACTGGCACATCACACTGGCGTTCCTCGGTGAGCTCCGGGTGGAGACGGTCCCGGCGCTGCGACCGCTCCTGGCGGACCTCGCCGCGACTCATCGGCCGCCCCGGCTGGCACTGCGGGGCAGCGGCAATTTCGACGACCGGGTGCTGTGGAGCGGGATCGACGGCGAGCTCGACGAGCTGCACGCGCTCGCCGCCGACGTACGTGCCGCCGTCAGGAATCACGGTGTCGACTTCGCGGAACGGCCCTTCCGGCCCCACCTGACCCTCGCCCGCGCCCGCCGGGGCGACCTGACCTCGGCGGGTGAGATCGCGACGGGGCTCGCCGGGTTCAGCGGCGGCGGGTGGCCCGCGGCCCGTCTGCACCTGGTCGGCAGCAACGCGGGACGCGGCAGTGGCCCGATCCACTACCGCGACATCGAGGCGTGGCCGCTGGGTGACGGGAGAACGATGGGGACACCCGGCCCGGACGCCGGCTGA
- a CDS encoding FHA domain-containing protein, with protein sequence MPSVIVGRTGPFAGQSVVLGTAPLTFGRKGDNGVVIVSPSASRLHAEIVKEDGAYVLHDRDSRNGTYVNDQRVTRHVLRPNDCVRIGDETFLFEAQDVMETVIDLSQLHLPRLNAAANPGTLRVTVSGGGPVGLAFALALEEALHGRVAITVYDGRWVRKGAEIVWKDESQGNVRRQQVVTVQSRQYLALSEEVRAALFGDSGAYSEMWPVGPDSVDGRPPRNIRIAYIEDRLLALANTRPAIQLVPLRFDPVERKSRLAQEHVLVIGEGGRSRTRDHFADRFGTADASIYSLDGEHIQDVVLGLRVKSRLSDPMSVLLTVSQNRFLLNSLRGEGFLNMRLTREEAKGVIGIDPVRQVFEECIAARPCLMNREEDNEFRCSTHGTLFLPALLRSSPLWKEIRQGLNLFGVAEDDLSAITSFRLDMVQRPRFTAQLLRPTSTTPGTYGFLLGDAANAIHFWPGRGLNSGLASATSLARTLSRAWRGKPLRDADFIRHEAAMSMLQYRHKSRAWNAMVTTDEQGVTRAIKDIIARSAEAGQDTGQDAGRASGGRTDLDELMDRMAAIRDRLAPRLPGMPTMEQLRSHLASVAPATLRTLQESGAWDTLIVGGEEADIDLFYQSDAPVYVPRPDGPRPAGAYQAGPPPAGPPAAGARTADPRGLPSAGVP encoded by the coding sequence ATGCCATCAGTCATCGTGGGCCGTACGGGCCCCTTCGCCGGACAGAGCGTCGTTCTGGGCACCGCTCCTCTCACGTTCGGGCGCAAGGGCGACAACGGGGTGGTGATCGTGAGCCCGAGCGCCTCCCGTCTGCACGCCGAGATAGTCAAGGAGGACGGCGCCTACGTCCTTCACGACCGGGACAGCAGGAACGGCACCTACGTCAACGACCAGCGCGTCACCCGCCACGTACTGCGCCCGAACGACTGCGTGCGCATCGGTGACGAAACCTTCCTCTTCGAGGCGCAGGACGTCATGGAGACGGTCATCGACCTCTCCCAGCTGCACCTGCCCCGGCTGAACGCGGCGGCGAACCCCGGCACCCTGCGGGTCACGGTCAGCGGCGGCGGTCCGGTGGGGCTCGCGTTCGCACTGGCGCTGGAGGAGGCGCTGCACGGGCGGGTGGCGATCACCGTCTACGACGGCCGGTGGGTGCGCAAGGGCGCCGAAATCGTCTGGAAGGACGAGTCCCAGGGCAACGTCCGCCGTCAGCAGGTCGTGACCGTCCAGAGCCGGCAGTACCTCGCGCTCTCCGAGGAGGTGCGCGCGGCACTCTTCGGGGACAGCGGGGCGTACTCCGAGATGTGGCCGGTGGGACCGGACTCCGTCGACGGCCGCCCGCCCCGCAACATCCGGATCGCCTACATCGAGGACCGGCTCCTCGCCCTGGCGAACACGCGGCCGGCGATCCAGCTCGTCCCGCTCCGCTTCGACCCGGTGGAGCGCAAGAGCCGACTGGCCCAGGAGCACGTCCTGGTGATCGGCGAAGGCGGGCGGTCGCGCACCCGCGACCACTTCGCGGACCGTTTCGGCACCGCCGACGCCTCCATCTACTCCCTGGACGGCGAGCACATCCAGGACGTCGTACTGGGGCTGCGGGTCAAGTCCCGCCTGTCGGACCCGATGAGTGTGCTGCTGACCGTGTCGCAGAACCGCTTTCTGCTCAACTCGCTGCGGGGCGAGGGCTTCCTGAACATGCGGCTCACCCGCGAGGAGGCCAAGGGCGTGATCGGCATCGATCCGGTCCGCCAGGTCTTCGAGGAGTGCATCGCGGCCCGCCCCTGCCTGATGAACCGCGAGGAGGACAACGAGTTCCGCTGTTCGACGCACGGGACGCTCTTCCTGCCCGCCCTGCTGCGCAGTTCGCCGCTGTGGAAGGAGATCCGGCAGGGCCTGAACCTGTTCGGCGTGGCGGAGGACGATCTCTCCGCGATCACGTCCTTCCGGCTGGACATGGTGCAACGCCCCCGGTTCACCGCCCAGTTGCTCCGCCCGACCTCGACGACACCGGGGACGTACGGCTTCCTGCTGGGAGACGCCGCCAACGCGATCCACTTCTGGCCCGGTCGCGGGCTCAACAGCGGTCTCGCTTCCGCCACTTCGCTCGCCCGCACACTGAGCCGCGCCTGGCGGGGGAAGCCGTTGCGGGACGCCGACTTCATCCGGCACGAGGCGGCGATGTCGATGCTGCAGTACCGGCACAAGAGCCGGGCCTGGAACGCCATGGTGACCACCGACGAGCAGGGCGTCACCCGCGCCATCAAGGACATCATCGCCCGCAGCGCGGAAGCCGGGCAGGACACCGGACAGGATGCGGGCAGGGCGTCGGGGGGGCGTACCGATCTGGACGAGCTGATGGACCGCATGGCGGCGATCCGCGACCGTCTCGCTCCCCGGCTGCCCGGCATGCCCACCATGGAGCAGCTCCGCTCCCACCTGGCCTCGGTCGCCCCGGCCACCCTGCGTACCCTCCAGGAGAGCGGGGCCTGGGACACCCTGATCGTCGGGGGCGAGGAGGCCGACATCGACCTCTTCTACCAGTCGGACGCACCGGTCTACGTCCCCCGGCCCGACGGTCCCCGGCCGGCGGGTGCGTACCAGGCGGGCCCGCCTCCGGCAGGCCCCCCTGCCGCCGGGGCCCGCACCGCCGATCCCCGGGGGCTGCCCTCGGCCGGCGTCCCGTAG
- a CDS encoding prephenate dehydratase: MTIVAYQGEPGSNSATAAHALFPGCGEVPCTGFEQALDAVTLGDADVAVIPVDNSAAGRVADVHHLLPESGLFIVAEYFLAIRFDLMGVPGASLDQVECVRSHVHALGQCRKLLREGGWRTHVSDDTAGAAREVAELGDPRHAALAPPAAAELYGLDVLRPEVEDDPENTTRFVVLSRDSGSWPDPDGTTMTSLFFCVRNIPSALFKALGGFATSGVNLTKIESYQMSAGLSPSRFYVEIEGHPDEPHVALALNELRFFSSEVRVLGVYPSHAHRLRGRTA; the protein is encoded by the coding sequence GTGACGATCGTCGCATATCAGGGGGAACCGGGCTCCAACTCGGCGACCGCCGCCCACGCGTTGTTCCCGGGCTGCGGTGAAGTGCCCTGCACGGGCTTCGAGCAGGCGCTGGACGCGGTGACGCTCGGTGACGCGGACGTCGCGGTGATCCCGGTGGACAACTCCGCCGCGGGGCGCGTCGCCGACGTGCACCATCTGCTGCCGGAGTCGGGCCTGTTCATCGTCGCCGAGTACTTCCTCGCGATCCGTTTCGACCTGATGGGCGTCCCGGGCGCCTCGCTCGACCAGGTGGAATGCGTACGCAGCCATGTGCACGCCCTCGGCCAGTGCCGGAAGCTGCTGCGCGAGGGCGGCTGGCGCACCCACGTCAGCGACGACACCGCCGGCGCGGCCCGCGAGGTCGCGGAGCTGGGAGACCCCCGGCACGCCGCCCTCGCCCCGCCCGCCGCGGCGGAGCTCTACGGGCTGGACGTGCTGCGCCCGGAGGTCGAGGACGACCCCGAGAACACCACCCGCTTCGTGGTGCTCTCCCGCGACTCCGGTTCCTGGCCGGACCCCGACGGCACCACGATGACCAGCCTCTTCTTCTGTGTACGCAACATTCCCAGCGCGCTCTTCAAGGCGCTCGGCGGGTTCGCCACCAGCGGCGTGAACCTCACCAAGATCGAGAGCTACCAGATGAGCGCGGGCCTTAGCCCCAGCCGCTTCTACGTGGAGATCGAGGGCCACCCGGACGAGCCGCACGTCGCACTCGCCCTGAACGAACTGCGGTTCTTCTCCTCCGAGGTGCGGGTCCTCGGGGTCTACCCCTCGCACGCGCACCGGCTGCGCGGACGCACCGCCTGA